In the genome of Bacteroidota bacterium, the window CCATGAGATGGGTGTCGGTTTGAAATCCAAAAATAAAACTTTTATATTTTGTGAAGCTGTCTTTCCTGTTTTCAGGAAAGCTTTTTTCTTAAATTTGTTATTGTATGATACTTATCTATTCACCAAAACTTTCAAACAGATTTAAATACATCGCTGATTTTGTCTTTAGGGATGTTTTCAGATGGAAATATACCCTTACCGCATCCCTTGATGAGTTTAAGTCGTTTGATGGCCCTAAAATTAATTATTCCGATACCGATCACGGACAAGGAATATTTCTTGCCTCCTGCGGTTTGCTTTTGGAAAAGGGGATCGAAGGCAAGGAGATAACCTTCCTGGAATATCAGGGAATGCCGGCTATATTCCAGGTTTTTAAACCGGGGTCAATCATGCCCTTCGATGTGTTTGCTGCATGTTTTTTTATGCTTTCCCGTTATGAGGAGTATCTTCCTTATGTAAGGGATGAATACGGCCGCTTCCAGTCGAAGTTTAGTATTTCCTACCAAAGGGATTTCCTGAAATTGCCTATAGTGGATATATGGCTGGAATTGCTTGCAAAACTGATTTCCACGAAGTACCCGCTCCTCCAATTGCCCAGGAAAGATTACCGTTTCATTCCCACCATTGATATCAATGCTGCTTTTGCTTATAAATACAAAGGACTTATCCGGAGCATGGCCGGTTATCTGAACGCACTGACAAATCTTGATTTTAAGAGTATTCGAATGCGGACAAGAGTGCTCCTTAACCTTGAACCGGATCCGTATGATACGTATGTCCGGCAACTGGAAATTCACCGGAAATATAGGCTGGATACCGTTTATTTCATTCTTTTTGCCAATTATGGTACGAACGATAAAAATATCTCGGTCAGCAACAGGAAATTCCAGGTGCTGATAAAGTCGTTGGCCGATTATTGCGATGTGGGTTTACATTCTTCCTGGTCGTCCATCCAGGATCCCTCACTTCTTTACGGTGAATTCCGTAAGCTTTCCCAGGTTCTGAACCGGGAGATCAACAACAGCCGCCAGCATTTTTTGGTGTTGAATATACCAATGACATACCGCAACCTTCTGAACATAGATATGGAAAATGACTACTCTATGGGTTACGTAAACACTCCCGGATTCAGGGCCGGTACCTCGCGTTCCTTTTTTTTCTACGATCTTGATATGGATGCTG includes:
- a CDS encoding polysaccharide deacetylase family protein, translating into MILIYSPKLSNRFKYIADFVFRDVFRWKYTLTASLDEFKSFDGPKINYSDTDHGQGIFLASCGLLLEKGIEGKEITFLEYQGMPAIFQVFKPGSIMPFDVFAACFFMLSRYEEYLPYVRDEYGRFQSKFSISYQRDFLKLPIVDIWLELLAKLISTKYPLLQLPRKDYRFIPTIDINAAFAYKYKGLIRSMAGYLNALTNLDFKSIRMRTRVLLNLEPDPYDTYVRQLEIHRKYRLDTVYFILFANYGTNDKNISVSNRKFQVLIKSLADYCDVGLHSSWSSIQDPSLLYGEFRKLSQVLNREINNSRQHFLVLNIPMTYRNLLNIDMENDYSMGYVNTPGFRAGTSRSFFFYDLDMDAATPLRIHPFAFMETAFRQGYNLDDYSFIVNQVKRTGGTMILLWNNESFSEKFRGKSGLNLYEEMIRIGQGKVN